From the Rhodothalassiaceae bacterium genome, one window contains:
- the glnD gene encoding bifunctional uridylyltransferase/uridylyl-removing enzyme: MSRDGPQTHFAPVPRPVRAQAILDAGALDAALAGSGAQGSGREGLLAVLRDHYEAGMAEIRRRRDAGGTGRRAAEERAWLVDGILRALFRHATERLYPVANPTDAEHLALAATGGYGRGLLAPHSDIDILFLYPYRLTGWHERVIETVVYTLWDLGLKVGHAVRRPQEALKFARGDIHARTALLDLRPVAGEEALVADLVTVFRRRLVRRTGPDFVEAKLAERDRRHARFGDSRYVVEPHLKEGKGGLRDLHTLYWIVDHLYGLKDPRAMAAAGILSEAEARAMQRAENFFWTVRVDLHFLQGRAEERLTFDVQPMLAARLGYRDRGGLKGVERFMKHYFLHAKTVGELTRIVCALLEEREQKRWWEATWERLPFRRSVEGFAVLGRRLGFRDPDEPARSPRRMIEIFAAAQRSGLDIHPDALRVMRRHLKRIDARLRADPRANAAFLDVLMARAHPEVNLRRMNEAGVLGRFIPEFGRVVAQMQYNMYHHYTVDEHLIRAVGYLAAIERGELEDEHPLSSEVVHKIKLRRALYLAVFLHDIAKGRDGDHSEIGARIARKLGPRLGLTPAETELAAWLVEHHLLMSATAFQRDLSDPKTVEDFAAVVSSIERLRQLLVLTVADIRAVGPGVWNSWKAALLRELYWRTEERLIAGHAGSSRRERVAARQERLLAALADWPAALKERLGREFPDSYWIAEDHAALLTHARLMRPFLERLAAGERPGGMEEVAIALEEDEKARALIVSVVTPDRPGLFARLAAAFARAGVSVIGAQIHTSRQGLAVDSFRVVLSEDRAAERRMREEALAETIRRMLAAPELPGEDEVRRQPMRQLARRMRAFRVEPLVLIDNAASRRATVIEINAADRPGLLYALARALHEAGLDIRSAHVSTYGERAVDVFYVTESDGAKVEGALRLAEIEERLLAAARGGLRQAA, from the coding sequence GTGAGCCGGGACGGACCGCAGACCCATTTCGCGCCCGTGCCGCGCCCGGTGCGCGCGCAGGCCATTCTCGACGCCGGCGCGCTCGATGCCGCGCTTGCGGGCTCGGGCGCGCAAGGGAGCGGGCGCGAAGGGCTTCTTGCGGTCCTGCGCGACCACTACGAGGCGGGGATGGCGGAAATCCGCCGCCGGCGCGATGCGGGCGGGACCGGCCGGCGGGCGGCCGAGGAGCGCGCCTGGCTGGTCGACGGGATCCTGCGCGCGCTGTTCCGGCATGCGACGGAACGCCTGTATCCCGTCGCCAATCCGACCGATGCCGAGCATCTGGCGCTGGCGGCCACCGGCGGCTACGGCCGCGGGCTGCTGGCGCCGCATTCGGACATCGACATCCTGTTCCTATACCCCTACCGGCTGACGGGCTGGCACGAGCGGGTGATCGAGACCGTCGTCTACACGCTCTGGGATCTGGGGCTCAAAGTCGGCCATGCGGTGCGCCGGCCACAGGAGGCGCTGAAATTCGCGCGGGGCGACATCCACGCCCGCACGGCGCTGCTGGACCTGCGCCCCGTCGCGGGCGAGGAGGCGCTGGTCGCCGATCTCGTCACCGTCTTCCGCCGCCGGCTCGTGCGCCGGACGGGCCCGGACTTCGTGGAGGCGAAGCTCGCCGAGCGCGACCGCAGGCACGCCCGCTTCGGCGATTCGCGCTACGTCGTCGAACCGCATCTCAAGGAGGGCAAGGGGGGGCTGAGGGATCTGCACACCCTCTACTGGATCGTCGATCACCTCTACGGCCTCAAGGATCCGCGGGCGATGGCGGCGGCCGGGATCCTGAGCGAGGCCGAGGCGCGGGCCATGCAGCGCGCGGAGAACTTCTTCTGGACGGTCCGCGTCGATCTCCACTTCCTGCAGGGGCGCGCGGAGGAGCGGCTCACCTTCGACGTCCAGCCGATGCTCGCCGCGCGTCTCGGCTACCGCGACCGCGGCGGGCTGAAGGGCGTCGAGCGCTTCATGAAGCACTATTTCCTGCACGCGAAGACGGTCGGCGAGCTGACCCGCATCGTCTGCGCGCTCTTGGAGGAGCGCGAACAGAAGCGCTGGTGGGAGGCGACCTGGGAGCGCCTGCCCTTCCGGCGCTCGGTGGAGGGATTTGCCGTCCTCGGCAGGCGCCTCGGCTTCCGCGACCCAGACGAGCCGGCCCGCAGCCCGCGGCGCATGATCGAGATCTTCGCCGCCGCCCAGCGCAGCGGCCTCGACATCCACCCGGATGCGCTGCGGGTGATGCGTCGGCACCTCAAGCGCATCGACGCCCGGCTGCGCGCGGACCCGCGGGCGAATGCGGCGTTCCTCGACGTCCTCATGGCCCGCGCGCATCCGGAGGTGAATCTGCGGCGCATGAACGAGGCGGGCGTGCTGGGCCGCTTCATCCCCGAGTTCGGGCGCGTCGTCGCGCAGATGCAGTACAACATGTACCACCACTACACGGTGGACGAGCATCTGATCCGCGCCGTCGGCTATCTCGCCGCCATCGAGCGCGGCGAGCTCGAAGACGAGCACCCGCTCTCCAGCGAGGTCGTCCACAAGATCAAGCTGAGACGCGCGCTCTATCTCGCCGTCTTCCTGCACGACATCGCCAAGGGCCGCGACGGCGACCATTCCGAGATCGGCGCGCGCATCGCGCGCAAACTCGGTCCGCGGCTGGGGCTCACCCCGGCCGAGACCGAGCTTGCCGCCTGGCTCGTCGAGCATCACCTGCTCATGAGCGCCACCGCCTTCCAGCGCGATCTCTCCGATCCCAAGACGGTGGAGGACTTCGCCGCCGTGGTCTCGAGCATCGAGCGGCTGCGCCAGCTTCTGGTTCTGACCGTGGCCGACATCCGCGCGGTGGGTCCGGGGGTGTGGAACAGCTGGAAGGCCGCGCTCCTGCGCGAGCTCTACTGGCGCACGGAGGAGCGGCTGATCGCGGGCCATGCCGGCAGCAGCCGGCGCGAGCGGGTGGCGGCGCGTCAGGAGCGGCTGCTCGCGGCGCTCGCCGACTGGCCCGCCGCGCTCAAGGAGCGGCTCGGGCGGGAGTTCCCGGACTCCTACTGGATCGCGGAGGATCACGCAGCCCTTCTCACCCACGCGCGCCTCATGCGCCCCTTCCTCGAACGCCTGGCCGCGGGAGAACGCCCCGGCGGGATGGAGGAGGTCGCCATCGCGCTGGAAGAGGACGAGAAGGCGCGCGCGCTCATCGTCTCGGTGGTCACCCCCGACCGGCCGGGGCTGTTCGCGCGGCTGGCGGCGGCCTTCGCCCGGGCCGGGGTGTCCGTGATCGGCGCGCAGATCCACACCAGCCGCCAGGGGCTCGCGGTCGACAGCTTCCGCGTCGTCCTGTCCGAGGACCGCGCGGCCGAGCGGCGCATGCGCGAGGAGGCGCTGGCGGAGACGATCCGCCGCATGCTGGCCGCGCCCGAACTTCCCGGCGAGGACGAGGTCCGCCGCCAGCCGATGCGCCAGCTCGCCCGCCGCATGCGGGCCTTCCGCGTCGAGCCGCTGGTGCTGATCGACAACGCGGCGAGCCGGCGCGCGACGGTGATCGAGATCAACGCCGCCGACCGCCCGGGGCTGCTCTATGCGCTCGCGCGCGCGCTCCACGAAGCCGGGCTCGACATCCGCTCGGCGCATGTCTCAACCTACGGCGAGCGGGCGGTCGACGTCTTCTATGTGACCGAATCCGACGGCGCGAAGGTCGAGGGCGCGCTGCGTCTGGCGGAGATCGAGGAGCGGCTGCTGGCGGCAGCCCGCGGCGGCCTGCGTCAGGCGGCGTGA
- the mutS gene encoding DNA mismatch repair protein MutS — protein MAESRTARSPDETATPPAARGRRLPSRDDATPMMAQYLEAKYAYPDYLLFFRMGDFYELFFDDAVRAAEILDIALTTRGQHQGRDVPMAGVPVHAVDGYLARLIRAGQKVAICEQVEDPAEARKRGAKALVRREVVRLVTPGTVSEEALLEPKRANHLAALADAAGGWALAWCDMSTGEWRSLETGPGDVLHDIARLDIGELLVHPRLVADLDLAALRARVPAVETGRDDLFDSTAAGRRLADFFGVRELSVFGAFTRAEVAALGAVFAYLEETQRGALAHLRPPRREDRSDLVAIDQATRRSLELTRTASGERRGSLLSVIDRTLTGPGGRLLAARLAAPSRRKAEIDRRLDAVAFFVADDLLRARLRGALRQVPDLERALGRLALSRGGPRDLAAVRDALAAAAAIHEMLSAAEASHAGLPVLIAEAMAALPRAGALAGRLKAALVADPPTLAREGGFIAKGYHPPLDEWRTIKDESRRLIAALEARLKEETGIAALKVRYNQVLGYHVDVPAGRADRLMRPPHDARFIHRQTLAGSVRFTTAELAELAQKIQEADGRCLELEQELFAELVAAVIAEREALAAIAGAIAECDVATALAERAAEGGWVRPHITEDLRFRLRAARHPVVEAALARRGEGPFVPNDCLLDEDERIWLVTGPNMAGKSTFLRQCAIAAILAQSGGFVPAAEAEIGIVDRIFSRVGASDDLAEGRSTFMVEMLEAATILNQAGARSLVILDELGRGTATFDGLSLAWATLEYLHDVSGARVLFATHYHELAALERRLKRMRLKTMAVREWEHELVFLHELKDGAADRSYGIQVARLAGVPQAVIARANEILARLEASRGDLVEQLLEGDLPLFATIRPGAQGLPAGPAAQTGTVADPPARALAEALVALDLDGLTPRAALELLYDWRAKLEKARAGAGEEER, from the coding sequence ATGGCTGAGAGCAGGACCGCACGCAGTCCGGATGAAACCGCCACGCCGCCCGCCGCGCGCGGACGGCGGCTGCCCTCGCGCGACGACGCGACCCCCATGATGGCCCAGTATCTGGAGGCCAAATACGCCTATCCGGATTATCTCCTGTTCTTCCGGATGGGCGACTTCTACGAGCTCTTCTTCGACGACGCCGTGCGCGCCGCCGAGATCCTCGACATCGCGCTCACGACCCGCGGCCAGCACCAGGGGCGCGACGTGCCGATGGCGGGCGTGCCGGTGCACGCGGTCGACGGCTATCTGGCCCGCCTCATCCGCGCCGGCCAGAAGGTCGCGATCTGCGAGCAGGTCGAGGATCCGGCCGAGGCGCGAAAGCGCGGGGCGAAGGCGCTGGTCAGACGCGAGGTCGTGCGCCTCGTCACCCCGGGCACGGTCAGCGAGGAGGCGCTGCTCGAGCCCAAGCGCGCGAATCACCTGGCCGCCCTCGCGGATGCCGCGGGCGGCTGGGCGCTCGCCTGGTGCGACATGTCCACGGGCGAGTGGCGCAGCCTCGAGACCGGGCCCGGGGACGTCCTCCACGACATCGCCCGCCTCGACATCGGCGAGCTGCTCGTCCACCCGCGGCTCGTCGCCGATCTCGATCTCGCCGCCCTGCGCGCCCGGGTTCCCGCGGTCGAGACGGGACGCGACGACCTCTTCGATTCGACCGCGGCCGGACGGCGGCTTGCGGATTTCTTCGGCGTGCGCGAGCTGTCCGTCTTCGGCGCCTTCACGCGCGCGGAAGTGGCGGCGCTGGGTGCCGTCTTCGCCTATCTGGAGGAGACCCAGCGCGGCGCGCTCGCCCATCTGCGCCCGCCGCGGCGCGAGGACCGCTCGGATCTCGTCGCCATCGACCAGGCCACCCGCCGGTCGCTGGAGCTCACCCGCACCGCCTCCGGCGAGCGCCGCGGCAGTCTGCTTTCCGTCATCGACCGCACGCTCACCGGGCCCGGCGGGCGGCTGCTCGCCGCGCGTCTCGCCGCTCCCAGCCGCCGCAAGGCCGAAATCGACCGCCGCCTCGATGCCGTCGCCTTCTTCGTCGCCGACGATCTGCTGCGCGCACGCCTGCGCGGGGCGCTGCGGCAGGTGCCGGATCTCGAGCGTGCGCTGGGCCGGCTCGCGCTCTCGCGCGGCGGGCCGCGGGATCTCGCCGCCGTGCGCGATGCGCTTGCGGCGGCCGCCGCCATCCACGAGATGCTCTCGGCCGCCGAGGCGAGCCATGCGGGGCTTCCCGTGCTGATCGCGGAGGCGATGGCGGCGCTGCCGCGCGCCGGGGCGCTCGCCGGGCGTCTGAAGGCCGCGCTCGTCGCCGATCCGCCGACGCTGGCGCGCGAGGGCGGCTTCATCGCCAAGGGCTACCACCCGCCGCTGGACGAGTGGCGCACGATCAAGGACGAAAGCCGGCGGCTGATCGCGGCGCTCGAGGCGCGGCTGAAGGAGGAGACGGGGATCGCCGCGCTGAAGGTCCGCTACAACCAGGTGCTGGGATACCATGTGGACGTGCCGGCCGGGCGCGCCGACCGGCTGATGCGTCCGCCCCATGACGCCCGTTTCATCCACCGCCAGACGCTCGCCGGCTCGGTGCGGTTCACGACCGCCGAGCTCGCCGAACTCGCCCAGAAGATCCAGGAGGCCGACGGCCGCTGCCTCGAGCTCGAGCAGGAGCTTTTCGCCGAGCTCGTCGCCGCCGTCATCGCCGAGCGGGAGGCGCTCGCCGCCATCGCCGGGGCGATCGCCGAATGCGACGTCGCCACCGCGCTCGCCGAACGCGCGGCCGAGGGCGGCTGGGTGCGCCCGCACATCACCGAGGACCTGCGCTTCAGGCTGCGCGCGGCCCGCCACCCGGTGGTGGAGGCGGCGCTCGCCCGGCGCGGCGAGGGCCCCTTCGTGCCCAACGACTGCCTGCTCGACGAGGACGAGCGGATCTGGCTGGTCACGGGCCCCAACATGGCGGGCAAGTCCACCTTCCTGCGCCAGTGCGCGATCGCCGCCATCCTCGCGCAGTCGGGCGGCTTCGTGCCGGCGGCCGAGGCCGAGATCGGGATCGTCGACCGGATCTTTTCGCGCGTCGGCGCCTCCGACGATCTCGCCGAGGGCCGCTCGACCTTCATGGTCGAGATGCTCGAGGCCGCCACGATCCTGAACCAGGCCGGCGCGCGCTCGCTCGTCATCCTCGACGAGCTGGGGCGCGGGACGGCCACCTTCGACGGGCTGTCGCTCGCCTGGGCGACGCTCGAATACCTGCACGACGTCTCCGGCGCGCGGGTGCTGTTCGCGACCCACTACCACGAGCTCGCGGCGCTGGAGCGGCGGCTGAAGCGCATGCGGCTGAAGACGATGGCGGTCAGGGAATGGGAGCACGAGCTCGTCTTTCTGCACGAGCTGAAGGACGGCGCGGCCGACCGCTCCTACGGCATCCAGGTGGCGCGGCTGGCCGGCGTGCCGCAGGCCGTCATCGCGCGCGCGAACGAGATCCTCGCCCGCCTCGAGGCGAGTCGCGGCGATCTCGTCGAGCAGCTGCTCGAAGGCGACCTGCCGCTGTTCGCGACCATCCGGCCCGGCGCGCAGGGGCTGCCCGCCGGGCCGGCGGCGCAGACCGGGACCGTCGCCGATCCGCCGGCGCGCGCGCTCGCCGAGGCGCTGGTGGCGCTCGATCTCGACGGGTTGACGCCGCGCGCGGCTCTCGAACTGCTCTATGACTGGCGGGCGAAGCTGGAAAAGGCGCGCGCGGGCGCCGGGGAGGAAGAGCGGTGA
- a CDS encoding ornithine-acyl ACP N-acyltransferase, translating into MDYEGKDQVIAAQTLAAAEYYARAGSLEVRLAQDTAEVRAAQRLRYRIFYEEMAARPTPFMEREKRDFDRYDPVCDHLLVIDHDRAGDERVVGTYRLLRQEVAERYHGFYSAGEYDLTPLMGAAFQERMGARRQLLELGRSCVHPDYRNNVTISLLWKGIAGYLKQHDIGYMFGCASLPGTDPAAHRVPLAYLYHFHRCPDAFLVRALPERHVPMDTLGPDEFDVREARRLLPPLIKGYLRLGCFIGDGAVVDEQFGTTDVFILLPVEQVSRRYSQRFGVPKADALNDEEEAAAARALPKA; encoded by the coding sequence ATGGACTACGAGGGCAAGGACCAGGTGATCGCCGCGCAGACGCTGGCCGCGGCCGAGTACTACGCCCGCGCGGGGTCGCTCGAGGTGCGGCTCGCCCAGGACACGGCCGAGGTGCGCGCCGCGCAGAGGCTGCGCTACCGCATCTTCTACGAAGAGATGGCGGCGCGTCCGACGCCCTTCATGGAGCGCGAGAAGCGGGACTTCGACCGCTACGACCCCGTCTGCGACCATCTGCTCGTCATCGACCACGACCGCGCGGGCGACGAGCGGGTGGTCGGCACCTACCGGCTGCTGCGCCAGGAGGTCGCCGAGCGCTACCACGGCTTCTATTCGGCCGGCGAGTACGATCTGACCCCGCTCATGGGCGCCGCCTTCCAGGAGCGCATGGGTGCGCGCCGCCAGCTGCTCGAGCTGGGACGCTCCTGCGTGCATCCCGACTACCGCAACAATGTCACGATCTCGCTCCTGTGGAAGGGGATCGCGGGCTATCTGAAGCAGCACGACATCGGCTACATGTTCGGCTGCGCGAGCCTGCCGGGGACGGATCCCGCGGCGCACCGCGTGCCGCTGGCCTATCTCTACCACTTCCACCGCTGCCCGGACGCCTTCCTCGTGCGCGCGCTGCCCGAGCGGCATGTGCCCATGGACACCCTGGGACCCGACGAGTTCGACGTGCGCGAGGCCCGGCGCCTGCTGCCCCCGCTCATCAAGGGGTATCTGAGACTCGGCTGCTTCATCGGCGACGGCGCCGTCGTCGACGAGCAGTTCGGCACCACCGACGTCTTCATCCTGCTTCCCGTCGAGCAGGTCTCGCGCCGCTACTCCCAGCGCTTCGGCGTGCCGAAGGCGGATGCGCTCAACGACGAGGAGGAGGCCGCGGCGGCCCGCGCCCTGCCCAAGGCCTGA
- a CDS encoding MFS transporter: MRTAAAGRGLAVYRQPVVLSFLVFGFASGLPLGLIGETWRIRLAEEGVGMGLVGLTTLAGSVYALKFLWAPVFDRIMPPRPFARWGRRRGWMAALVSLMLVAAVPFAFADGGARFAAAVTLAFLIALASASFDIVVDAYRIERLPPPALGAGTAVHSAGWYVGARLVGGIAILLVAEALGWPAAYLLAGAGLALLLPVLWRADEPDPPARGAPPAGGWARQAAEAVIAPLADLWRRFRGALVTVFLFVVLFKLQDALAGALSGPFVRVIGYEKDTIAWVYKGFGLAATFAGMFLGGALAARRSLLMPLWIAVAAQIVSNLGFSWLAVRAALDHLAVAGPVATGLEAAAAALVDSRWPALAAVIGFENMASGFGNTLFVVFLSRLVAREYTAGQYALLSALALTARSWLAAPAGFLAEALGWPAFFAVSAAAGLPGALLLAHLARRLPASLKLGDGDEMPPRTKPERGRQEGGHLS, from the coding sequence ATGCGGACGGCGGCCGCGGGCAGGGGACTGGCGGTCTATCGGCAGCCCGTGGTGCTGTCCTTCCTCGTCTTCGGCTTTGCGAGCGGGCTGCCGCTCGGGCTCATCGGCGAGACCTGGCGCATCCGGCTCGCCGAGGAGGGGGTGGGCATGGGTCTCGTCGGGCTCACGACGCTCGCGGGCAGCGTCTACGCCCTCAAATTCCTGTGGGCGCCGGTCTTCGACCGCATCATGCCGCCGCGGCCCTTCGCGCGCTGGGGGCGGCGGCGCGGCTGGATGGCGGCGCTCGTCTCGCTCATGCTCGTCGCCGCCGTGCCCTTCGCCTTCGCCGACGGCGGCGCCCGCTTCGCCGCGGCGGTCACCCTCGCCTTTCTCATCGCGCTGGCATCGGCCAGCTTCGACATCGTCGTCGACGCCTACCGCATCGAGCGCCTGCCGCCGCCGGCGCTCGGCGCCGGCACGGCGGTGCACAGCGCCGGCTGGTACGTCGGCGCGCGGCTCGTCGGCGGGATCGCGATCCTGCTCGTCGCCGAGGCCCTGGGCTGGCCGGCGGCCTATCTGCTCGCCGGGGCGGGGCTCGCGCTGCTGCTGCCGGTGCTGTGGCGCGCGGACGAGCCCGACCCGCCCGCGCGCGGCGCGCCGCCTGCGGGCGGATGGGCGCGGCAGGCGGCCGAGGCCGTGATCGCCCCGCTCGCGGATCTGTGGCGGCGCTTTCGCGGGGCGCTGGTGACGGTCTTCCTCTTCGTCGTCCTGTTCAAGCTGCAGGACGCGCTCGCCGGCGCGCTGTCCGGGCCCTTCGTGCGGGTCATCGGCTACGAGAAGGACACGATCGCCTGGGTCTACAAGGGCTTCGGGCTGGCCGCGACCTTCGCCGGCATGTTCCTCGGCGGGGCGCTGGCCGCGCGCCGCAGCCTGCTCATGCCGCTGTGGATCGCGGTCGCCGCCCAGATCGTCTCGAACCTCGGCTTTTCCTGGCTGGCCGTCCGCGCGGCGCTGGACCATCTCGCGGTGGCGGGCCCCGTGGCGACGGGACTGGAGGCCGCGGCCGCCGCCCTCGTCGATTCGCGCTGGCCGGCGCTGGCCGCCGTCATCGGCTTCGAGAACATGGCGAGCGGTTTCGGCAACACGCTCTTCGTCGTCTTCCTGTCGCGGCTGGTCGCGCGCGAATACACCGCCGGCCAGTACGCGCTGCTGTCGGCGCTGGCGCTGACGGCCAGAAGCTGGCTGGCCGCGCCCGCGGGGTTTCTCGCCGAGGCGCTGGGCTGGCCGGCCTTCTTTGCCGTCTCGGCGGCCGCCGGGCTGCCGGGCGCGCTGCTGCTCGCGCATCTGGCGCGGCGGCTGCCGGCGTCGCTCAAGCTCGGGGACGGTGACGAGATGCCGCCCCGCACGAAGCCCGAACGCGGTCGACAAGAGGGCGGGCATCTGTCATGA
- a CDS encoding ATPase AAA, with translation MRAAGGDASGGGMVAIVRTVAFVGIEARPVEVQVHFANGLPAFQIVGLPDKAIAESRERVRAALAALGLALPPKRITVNLAPADLPKEGGHFDLPIALGLLAAAEVLDPGEVAELIALGELSLDGRIQPVPGVLPAAMTALAHGLALVCPAAQAREARWAGADLEIAAADHLMALIQHLNGERRLPAPHAAAPAASAPAPPDLADIRGQEMAKRALEVAAAGGHNLLLIGPPGAGKSMLAERLVSILPPLEPQEALEVSLIHSVAGLITEEGLVTARPYRAPHHSASMPALIGGGQHAKPGEVSLAHRGVLFLDELPEFSRAALEALRQPLESGRVVVARAAAHVTYPARFQLVAAMNPCRCGHLDDAALACSRAPRCAVDYQARISGPLLDRIDLQIEVPAVRADELLAPRAGEPSAVVAERVRAARALARERARRAGLEGVATNAELAGEALEALAAPDDGGRRLLDRAVREFRLTARGFHRVLRTARTIADLAGAETVSRAHIAEALSYRRPLAAAA, from the coding sequence ATGCGCGCGGCGGGCGGGGACGCGTCGGGGGGCGGAATGGTCGCCATCGTTCGCACCGTCGCCTTCGTCGGGATCGAGGCCCGGCCGGTGGAGGTGCAGGTGCATTTCGCGAACGGCCTGCCCGCCTTCCAGATCGTGGGGCTTCCCGACAAGGCGATCGCCGAATCGCGCGAGCGGGTGCGCGCGGCGCTCGCGGCCCTCGGTCTTGCGCTGCCGCCGAAGCGGATCACCGTCAATCTCGCGCCCGCCGATCTGCCGAAGGAGGGCGGCCATTTCGACCTGCCGATCGCCCTCGGGCTGCTCGCGGCCGCGGAGGTGCTGGATCCGGGCGAGGTGGCGGAGCTGATCGCGCTGGGCGAGCTCAGCCTCGACGGGCGCATCCAGCCCGTGCCCGGCGTGCTGCCCGCGGCGATGACGGCGCTCGCCCACGGGCTTGCCCTCGTCTGCCCCGCCGCCCAGGCCCGCGAGGCGCGCTGGGCGGGAGCCGATCTCGAGATCGCGGCGGCCGATCACCTGATGGCGCTGATCCAGCATCTCAACGGCGAGCGCCGGCTGCCCGCGCCGCACGCCGCCGCCCCCGCGGCATCCGCGCCCGCACCGCCGGATCTCGCGGACATCCGCGGCCAGGAGATGGCCAAGCGCGCGCTCGAGGTCGCGGCCGCCGGCGGCCACAATCTGCTGCTGATCGGGCCGCCGGGGGCCGGCAAGTCGATGCTCGCCGAGCGCCTCGTCTCCATCCTGCCGCCGCTCGAGCCGCAGGAGGCGCTGGAGGTTTCGCTCATTCACTCGGTCGCCGGGCTGATCACGGAGGAAGGGCTGGTGACCGCCCGGCCCTACCGCGCGCCGCATCATTCCGCCTCGATGCCGGCGCTGATCGGCGGCGGCCAGCACGCGAAGCCCGGCGAGGTCTCGCTCGCGCACCGCGGGGTGCTGTTCCTCGACGAGCTGCCCGAGTTCTCCCGCGCCGCCCTCGAGGCCCTGCGCCAGCCGCTCGAATCGGGCCGGGTCGTGGTGGCGCGGGCGGCCGCCCACGTCACCTATCCGGCGCGCTTCCAGCTGGTCGCGGCGATGAATCCCTGCCGCTGCGGCCATCTCGACGATGCCGCGCTCGCCTGCTCGCGCGCGCCGCGCTGCGCCGTCGACTACCAGGCGCGCATCTCCGGGCCGCTGCTCGACCGCATCGACCTGCAGATCGAGGTGCCGGCGGTGCGCGCCGACGAGCTGCTCGCCCCGCGCGCGGGAGAGCCGTCGGCGGTGGTCGCGGAGCGCGTGCGGGCGGCGCGCGCGCTCGCGCGGGAGCGGGCGCGGCGGGCGGGGCTCGAGGGCGTTGCCACCAATGCCGAGCTCGCCGGCGAGGCGCTCGAGGCGCTGGCGGCGCCGGATGATGGCGGCCGCCGGCTGCTGGACCGGGCCGTGCGCGAGTTCCGGCTGACCGCCCGGGGTTTTCATCGCGTGCTGCGCACCGCGCGCACGATCGCCGATCTCGCCGGCGCCGAGACCGTCTCGCGCGCGCACATCGCCGAGGCCCTCTCCTACCGCCGCCCGCTCGCCGCCGCGGCGTGA
- the gshB gene encoding glutathione synthetase, translating to MLVKGTDRKMCALAVAIQMDPIESINIEADSTFALALEAQRRGHALFHYLPADLSWRQERVSAHAHPIEVFPEKGRHFRKGDPLVLDLAQVDVVLMRQDPPFDLAYITATHILEHLKGRTLVVNDPVGVRNAPEKLYATHFAELMPPTLITRRKDEIRAFREEYGDIIVKPLYGNGGAGVFHIRPEDENLNALIELFFDIYREPLMVQRYVPDVKKGDKRIVLVDGEPVGAINRVPPPGEARSNLHVGGRAEPATLSRRDREICETLAPHLREQGLIFVGIDVIGHYLTEINVTSPTGIQEISRFDNRNIAARVWDAIESRL from the coding sequence ATGCTGGTGAAGGGAACGGACCGGAAGATGTGCGCGCTCGCCGTCGCGATCCAGATGGATCCCATCGAATCGATCAACATCGAGGCCGACAGCACCTTCGCGCTGGCGCTCGAGGCCCAGCGCCGCGGCCATGCGCTGTTCCACTACCTGCCCGCGGATCTGTCCTGGCGGCAGGAGCGGGTGAGCGCGCACGCCCACCCCATCGAGGTCTTCCCCGAGAAGGGCCGGCATTTCCGCAAGGGAGACCCGCTCGTGCTCGATCTCGCCCAGGTCGACGTCGTGCTGATGCGTCAGGACCCGCCCTTCGATCTCGCCTACATCACGGCGACCCACATCCTCGAGCATCTGAAGGGCCGCACCCTCGTCGTCAACGACCCGGTCGGCGTGCGCAACGCCCCCGAGAAGCTCTACGCCACCCATTTCGCGGAGCTGATGCCGCCCACCCTCATCACCCGGCGCAAGGACGAAATCCGGGCCTTCCGCGAGGAATACGGCGACATCATCGTGAAACCCCTCTACGGCAACGGCGGGGCGGGCGTCTTCCACATCCGCCCGGAGGACGAGAATCTGAACGCGCTCATCGAGCTCTTCTTCGACATCTACCGCGAGCCGCTCATGGTCCAGCGCTACGTCCCGGACGTGAAGAAGGGCGACAAGCGCATCGTGCTGGTGGACGGCGAGCCGGTGGGCGCGATCAACCGCGTGCCGCCGCCGGGCGAGGCGCGCTCCAATCTCCATGTGGGGGGCCGCGCGGAGCCCGCGACGCTGAGCCGGCGCGACCGCGAGATCTGCGAGACGCTGGCGCCGCATCTGCGCGAGCAGGGGCTGATCTTCGTGGGCATCGACGTGATCGGGCACTATCTCACCGAGATCAACGTCACCTCGCCCACCGGCATCCAGGAGATCTCGCGCTTCGACAACCGCAACATCGCCGCGCGGGTGTGGGACGCGATCGAATCCCGGCTGTGA
- a CDS encoding UPF0102 protein — protein sequence MARRRDDAAARRRAERAGRLAERLVALGYRLAGWRLLARRVRTPHGELDLVMRRGGTLLFVEVKLRARGGAAFVADEIIPPHQRRRLARAAASYLARARMPDAAVRFDAVIWERGRLPRRLENVIWEDEGR from the coding sequence ATGGCGCGCCGGCGTGACGATGCGGCCGCGCGCCGGCGGGCGGAACGCGCCGGGCGGCTCGCCGAACGGCTCGTCGCGCTAGGCTACCGGCTCGCCGGCTGGCGGCTGCTCGCCCGGCGCGTCAGGACGCCGCACGGCGAACTCGACCTCGTCATGCGGCGGGGCGGCACGCTGCTCTTCGTCGAGGTGAAGCTGCGCGCGCGGGGCGGCGCGGCCTTCGTCGCCGACGAGATCATTCCCCCGCATCAGCGCCGGCGGCTCGCGCGGGCGGCCGCCTCCTACCTCGCCCGCGCGCGCATGCCGGATGCGGCCGTCCGCTTCGATGCCGTGATCTGGGAGCGCGGGCGGCTTCCCCGCCGGCTCGAAAACGTCATATGGGAGGACGAGGGCCGCTGA